In Limnobaculum parvum, one DNA window encodes the following:
- a CDS encoding DUF2345 domain-containing protein, with protein MKDLLMKTGKDRLNQQMSAYGLDNVSKVLRGGAALSESGLSRYQLVIDGVSASLSVLSVQGYEHLSEPWRYQVQFTAQHGLTMQQILSEKATFTLAENGINSLGSAAGQLSDALTSAFSVFGDMLGVGENRVLHGVVTAFSQLATSTDEAHYSITLSPRLALLDNAQNSAIFQHRTVPQVVEQVLRQHDMTGVDFRFELTESYPVKEYISQWQESDLSFIRRLLADSGIWFRFETHTKHACDVVVFGDGEQQYQDGPTASYRQPSGNNDNGVESVWDMSVDRKTVPQSVLTQDYNYRNAQTGMKSDVNGAQKDKTTRGRHYVYGEHYRDKGEVTHHANAQDELVGQFSNMIPAGLGDVPGVGGTLSGLSDKNLGLRNGLSSNESENASEEAANHEPDNVGQGAWYARLRHQRFMTEQITIRGKTTLSHLAPGQILTVSGSPIAEAGSGILIVSVETQGDRQQAYVISFTGIPYDVLRPYRPARLPWPTISGTLPARVTSPDNDTYSYIDVQGRYRVKMDFDLNDNWRKGEESLWMRLAKSYAGETYGIHFPLIDGTEVAIAFTEGNPDRPYIAHAMHDSRHGDVVTLANHKRNLIRTPANNKLRMDDERGKEHIKLATEYGKTQLNMGHLVDAERKPRGEGFELRTDEWGAIRAAKGIQISTEPQERAQGQQRDMSGIIKQLEEALMLARGLAGAAEVAGAVTSELDSQQALQTTINNLNASGLALYGQEGIAQLTPKSQQISAGDNVMITSGQDVAVSAFKKFTLAAGDMLSLFAQKLGIKLIAASGRVQIQAQNDELELTSRKDMFITTLEGKMVIHARKELLLMSGGAGIRIRDGVVEIIAPERILHKSPVLEQPGGASIDEVMPSFQKGDFTRQFRLHVEGNPDRVIANRRFRLHRADGTIEEGISDANGESPLLAMNELEQVQIEILEVVRNV; from the coding sequence ATGAAAGATCTGTTGATGAAAACGGGCAAAGATCGGCTAAACCAACAGATGAGCGCTTATGGTTTAGACAACGTATCGAAGGTATTACGCGGTGGCGCGGCATTATCGGAAAGTGGCCTGAGCCGTTACCAGTTAGTGATTGATGGCGTCAGTGCTTCACTCTCGGTATTGAGTGTACAAGGGTATGAGCATCTGAGTGAACCGTGGCGCTACCAAGTTCAGTTTACCGCGCAACACGGCCTGACCATGCAACAGATATTGAGTGAAAAAGCGACTTTCACTTTGGCGGAAAATGGCATCAACAGCCTAGGCAGCGCCGCTGGGCAATTAAGCGATGCGCTGACCAGCGCATTCAGTGTTTTTGGCGATATGTTGGGGGTAGGTGAAAACCGTGTTCTACACGGTGTGGTTACCGCCTTTAGCCAGTTGGCGACGTCAACGGATGAAGCCCACTATTCCATAACGCTGTCTCCCCGTTTGGCCCTGTTGGATAACGCGCAAAACAGCGCCATTTTTCAACATCGGACCGTTCCGCAAGTGGTGGAGCAGGTACTACGCCAGCATGATATGACTGGGGTGGATTTTCGCTTTGAGCTCACGGAAAGCTACCCGGTCAAAGAGTACATTTCCCAATGGCAAGAGAGTGACCTGTCCTTTATTCGCCGTTTACTGGCGGACAGCGGCATCTGGTTTCGTTTTGAAACCCACACCAAACATGCTTGTGATGTAGTGGTGTTTGGCGATGGTGAACAGCAGTATCAGGATGGCCCAACCGCCAGCTATCGTCAGCCTTCCGGCAACAACGATAACGGGGTGGAGTCGGTGTGGGATATGTCGGTAGACCGTAAGACCGTCCCCCAAAGCGTGCTGACTCAGGACTATAACTATCGTAACGCCCAAACCGGGATGAAGTCAGACGTCAACGGTGCGCAAAAAGATAAAACCACCCGCGGTCGGCACTATGTTTACGGTGAGCACTATCGCGACAAAGGCGAAGTGACCCACCACGCCAATGCTCAGGACGAACTGGTGGGGCAGTTCAGCAATATGATACCGGCGGGTTTAGGGGATGTTCCCGGCGTTGGCGGTACGTTGAGTGGTTTATCCGATAAAAATCTCGGCCTGCGAAATGGCCTGAGCAGCAATGAAAGTGAAAATGCAAGTGAAGAGGCCGCCAATCATGAGCCGGATAACGTAGGTCAGGGCGCTTGGTATGCTCGCTTGCGCCATCAGCGCTTTATGACCGAACAAATCACCATCCGCGGCAAAACCACCTTATCCCATCTGGCTCCGGGGCAAATTCTGACCGTATCCGGCTCGCCGATAGCCGAAGCGGGCAGCGGCATTCTGATTGTTTCAGTAGAGACACAGGGCGACCGTCAACAGGCCTATGTCATCAGCTTCACCGGTATTCCTTACGACGTTCTACGCCCTTACCGCCCGGCCCGTTTGCCTTGGCCGACCATCAGCGGCACCTTACCGGCAAGGGTCACCAGCCCGGATAACGACACCTACAGCTACATCGATGTACAGGGCCGCTATCGGGTGAAGATGGACTTCGACCTGAACGACAACTGGCGCAAAGGGGAAGAGAGTTTATGGATGCGGTTGGCGAAATCTTACGCCGGTGAAACCTACGGCATCCACTTCCCGCTGATTGACGGCACGGAAGTGGCTATCGCCTTCACCGAAGGCAACCCCGACCGACCGTATATCGCCCACGCCATGCACGACTCCCGTCATGGGGACGTAGTCACCCTCGCCAACCATAAACGCAACCTGATCCGCACCCCAGCCAATAATAAACTGCGCATGGACGACGAGCGGGGTAAAGAGCACATCAAACTCGCCACCGAATACGGTAAAACCCAACTGAATATGGGGCATCTGGTGGACGCCGAACGTAAACCGCGTGGGGAAGGGTTTGAGTTACGCACCGATGAGTGGGGGGCGATACGGGCAGCAAAAGGGATTCAGATTTCCACCGAGCCTCAGGAACGGGCGCAGGGCCAGCAGCGTGATATGTCCGGTATTATTAAACAGCTTGAAGAAGCGTTAATGCTCGCCAGAGGATTAGCCGGTGCGGCAGAAGTTGCGGGGGCGGTAACCTCAGAACTGGATAGCCAGCAGGCTCTACAGACCACCATCAATAATCTGAACGCTTCGGGATTGGCGCTTTACGGGCAGGAAGGCATCGCCCAACTGACGCCAAAGAGCCAGCAAATTTCAGCCGGTGATAACGTGATGATTACCAGCGGTCAGGATGTTGCGGTGAGTGCGTTTAAAAAATTTACGCTGGCAGCCGGTGACATGCTGTCGCTGTTCGCACAAAAGCTCGGCATCAAATTAATTGCTGCTTCCGGTCGGGTGCAGATTCAGGCGCAAAACGATGAGCTGGAACTGACCTCAAGAAAGGATATGTTTATCACCACCCTTGAGGGAAAAATGGTGATTCATGCTCGCAAAGAGCTGCTGCTGATGTCGGGCGGGGCGGGCATTCGTATTCGTGATGGGGTGGTGGAAATTATCGCTCCCGAAAGAATTTTGCATAAGTCACCGGTATTGGAGCAACCGGGTGGAGCCAGTATTGATGAGGTTATGCCATCGTTTCAGAAAGGCGATTTTACCCGCCAATTCCGCCTGCATGTGGAAGGTAACCCGGATCGGGTTATTGCCAATCGACGTTTCAGATTACACCGCGCCGATGGAACCATTGAAGAAGGTATCAGCGACGCGAACGGGGAGTCACCGCTGTTAGCGATGAATGAGCTGGAGCAGGTACAAATCGAGATATTGGAGGTGGTTAGAAATGTCTGA
- a CDS encoding T6SS effector phospholipase Tle3 domain-containing protein: protein MSDEKATDSTDSSSKRSNSNVHIAYGVHKNSGKNAQTYNIGLPMSMPCIVILVHGVNDVGEAFQHQDRGICAGLNERLGREDLTPHTWENYIAEDIRNAVPSMVADDRHLKNIGKSPIIPFYWGYRPVDKQVFLEDQKRYFDDLMAQQKKQLTEILTKAEEDQYIADYPSLLSPEVDVDLAYDAYVREESLSDAQCNNSYTDQFFNYLDSNKIKNGGLFANATTCIPDMYGPGSNGLAMYVAKWNSRWTSFNDGDFSHPIYDNCHRIYQVFAAQRLADLIIAIREKDTTKHDPINIVGHSQGTIVTMLANFLVEKAGYQPADCVILNHSPYSLESRLMENMMPGNQQTAKGREETLVNFCQLIGKNELKNTYTTDVLSKSAVLGPDHQWDKPEYSRNNFGKVYNYFCPNDQTVSLMPVQGFGWQGIPDEVMTRLGSGFRQRVFYEGHTVGNGESVFSLPYEEVRTTTSYPPSGLAFRQRVSTALQGTSVNFGDRHRTINGEALVTPFPFELMPKSGPLGASDMALTMAAIARDDMKKTELIKKPDYITRTLQDEDYLNKSEIALLNRNLYNGANIICSAQLTLINHLLVYRIKTREEIKLQASNTVTTTSQHSSIVVNEDVSKNAMAYDLAIGVCNAYIIERGTFWLKLLKMADWRDSGNPVKDVRTYYQTGILPDKFKKMMNHPRIGIPEGVVNHFDSNETAQQWPYPWPQLK, encoded by the coding sequence ATGTCTGATGAAAAAGCAACGGATAGCACCGATAGCAGTAGTAAGCGCAGCAATAGCAACGTTCATATTGCATATGGGGTTCATAAGAACAGTGGAAAGAATGCACAAACCTATAACATAGGGTTACCGATGTCGATGCCCTGTATTGTGATTCTGGTACATGGGGTTAACGATGTGGGAGAAGCATTCCAGCACCAGGACCGAGGCATTTGTGCCGGGCTTAATGAGCGGCTAGGCCGTGAGGATTTAACGCCGCATACTTGGGAGAACTATATCGCGGAGGATATTCGTAATGCGGTTCCCTCTATGGTTGCCGACGATCGGCACCTTAAGAATATTGGGAAATCACCAATTATTCCGTTTTATTGGGGGTATCGACCGGTTGATAAGCAGGTTTTTCTTGAGGATCAGAAACGTTATTTTGATGATTTGATGGCGCAGCAGAAGAAGCAACTGACGGAGATATTGACTAAAGCGGAAGAAGATCAATATATTGCGGACTACCCCAGCCTGCTGTCCCCTGAAGTTGATGTCGATCTGGCCTATGATGCCTATGTTAGGGAAGAGTCCTTATCTGACGCGCAATGCAACAACAGCTATACCGATCAGTTTTTTAACTATTTGGACAGCAATAAAATTAAGAACGGCGGCCTGTTTGCCAATGCAACAACCTGCATTCCGGACATGTATGGGCCGGGCAGTAATGGCCTTGCTATGTACGTGGCGAAATGGAATTCTCGCTGGACTTCGTTCAATGATGGGGATTTTAGCCACCCGATTTATGATAACTGTCATCGTATTTATCAGGTGTTCGCCGCGCAGCGTTTGGCGGATTTGATCATTGCTATTCGGGAAAAAGATACTACTAAACATGATCCGATAAATATTGTGGGCCACAGTCAGGGCACTATTGTTACCATGTTGGCTAATTTTCTGGTAGAGAAGGCAGGATATCAACCGGCAGACTGTGTGATATTGAATCATTCCCCCTATTCGCTGGAGTCGCGGCTGATGGAAAATATGATGCCCGGCAATCAACAAACCGCTAAAGGCCGGGAGGAAACCCTGGTAAATTTTTGTCAGTTGATCGGTAAAAATGAGCTGAAAAATACCTATACCACTGACGTATTAAGTAAAAGTGCGGTTTTGGGGCCAGACCATCAGTGGGACAAGCCCGAATACAGCCGTAATAATTTTGGCAAAGTGTATAACTATTTTTGTCCTAATGACCAAACCGTCTCGCTGATGCCGGTTCAAGGGTTTGGCTGGCAGGGGATCCCCGATGAGGTGATGACCCGGCTGGGTTCTGGCTTCAGACAGCGGGTATTTTATGAGGGGCATACGGTAGGCAATGGCGAGTCTGTTTTTTCGTTACCCTATGAAGAAGTGCGTACTACTACCTCCTATCCGCCAAGTGGCCTTGCTTTTCGCCAACGGGTATCAACCGCGCTACAGGGGACATCGGTTAACTTTGGCGATCGCCACCGAACCATTAACGGTGAAGCCCTGGTGACGCCCTTCCCGTTCGAACTGATGCCAAAAAGTGGCCCGCTTGGCGCATCGGATATGGCCTTGACCATGGCGGCCATTGCCAGAGATGATATGAAAAAAACCGAGCTGATAAAAAAGCCGGACTATATTACTCGAACTCTGCAAGACGAAGATTATTTAAATAAGAGTGAAATCGCACTGCTTAACCGCAATCTGTATAACGGCGCAAATATTATTTGCTCTGCTCAACTGACTCTTATCAATCACCTGTTAGTCTACCGTATCAAAACCCGGGAAGAAATTAAGCTTCAGGCCAGTAATACGGTGACCACCACCAGCCAGCACTCATCGATTGTGGTGAATGAAGATGTCTCTAAAAATGCCATGGCTTATGATTTAGCCATTGGTGTTTGTAATGCTTATATTATTGAGAGGGGGACATTTTGGTTGAAATTATTAAAAATGGCCGATTGGCGTGATTCAGGAAATCCTGTGAAAGATGTCAGAACCTATTACCAAACGGGGATATTGCCTGATAAATTTAAAAAAATGATGAATCATCCGAGAATAGGGATACCAGAGGGGGTCGTTAACCATTTTGACTCAAATGAAACGGCGCAACAGTGGCCTTATCCGTGGCCGCAGTTAAAGTAA
- a CDS encoding T6SS immunity protein Tli3 family protein: MQYYIKKWVNLFLPALLIAMPVYAELGRQVIYLFGDDRALVLVGNKCQGTVFYVDNKQKFATQVTSGFKVSLFPFIHPSKKYIAIPYRDLSGLMVSKDYGRTFEDASFSPGGGPTGMSDATPEVSDVVSFTVVDDQGFFLTKQNYIYLSSKPFGNRWGLDYVALDAIPELVYKDRENFQNLPTSVPEVKDYKGWTHMQCDPTR; the protein is encoded by the coding sequence ATGCAATATTATATAAAAAAGTGGGTTAACCTATTTCTACCTGCACTACTGATAGCCATGCCGGTTTATGCTGAGCTTGGCCGACAGGTTATCTATTTATTCGGTGACGATCGCGCTTTGGTTCTGGTCGGAAATAAATGTCAGGGAACGGTATTCTATGTGGACAATAAACAGAAGTTTGCCACGCAAGTCACCAGCGGATTTAAAGTGTCGCTTTTCCCTTTTATTCACCCGTCAAAAAAATACATTGCGATACCTTATCGCGATTTATCTGGACTCATGGTTTCTAAAGATTATGGGCGAACGTTTGAAGATGCTAGTTTTTCTCCAGGAGGAGGGCCGACTGGAATGAGTGATGCAACTCCAGAGGTATCAGATGTCGTTTCTTTTACTGTGGTTGACGATCAGGGTTTTTTCTTAACCAAGCAAAACTATATTTATCTTAGCTCTAAACCTTTTGGCAATCGCTGGGGGTTGGATTATGTCGCATTAGATGCCATTCCTGAATTGGTATATAAGGATAGAGAAAACTTCCAAAATCTCCCTACCTCGGTACCCGAAGTTAAAGATTATAAGGGTTGGACTCATATGCAATGCGATCCAACCCGATAA
- a CDS encoding T6SS immunity protein Tli3 family protein, which yields MKRLAKGLTTLVFCLLVVMPAYAELDRQVIYLFGDDRALVLVGKRCEGTLFYVDNKQKFATQVTTGFDLPLFPFIHPSKQYIAIPYSDLSGFRVSKDGGRTFERARFLPGGGAEEFKGNHPLVKDVVSFTVVGDQGFFLTKQNYIYLSSKPFGDRWGLDYMAINSIPGTVIEDRENFQNLPTSVPEVKDYKGWTHMQCDPTR from the coding sequence ATGAAACGTTTAGCCAAGGGATTAACCACATTAGTTTTCTGTTTGTTGGTCGTTATGCCCGCTTATGCTGAGCTTGACCGACAGGTTATCTATTTATTCGGTGACGATCGCGCTTTGGTTTTGGTCGGGAAGAGGTGTGAGGGAACACTATTTTACGTGGATAATAAACAGAAGTTTGCCACGCAAGTCACTACTGGATTTGATTTGCCTCTTTTTCCATTTATTCATCCATCCAAACAATATATTGCTATACCCTATAGTGATTTATCTGGATTCCGGGTTTCTAAAGACGGTGGGAGAACGTTTGAAAGAGCTCGTTTTTTACCAGGGGGAGGGGCCGAGGAATTTAAAGGAAATCACCCATTAGTTAAAGATGTTGTTTCTTTTACCGTGGTAGGCGATCAGGGTTTTTTCTTAACCAAGCAAAACTATATCTATCTTAGCTCTAAACCTTTTGGTGATCGCTGGGGATTAGATTATATGGCGATAAATTCTATCCCTGGAACGGTCATCGAAGATAGAGAAAACTTCCAAAATCTCCCCACCTCGGTACCCGAAGTCAAAGACTACAAGGGCTGGACTCATATGCAATGCGATCCAACTCGATAA
- a CDS encoding T6SS immunity protein Tli3 family protein yields MKRLAKGLTTLVFCLLVVMPAYAELDRQVIYLFGDDRALVLVGNKCQGTVFYVDNKQKFATKVTSGFKVSLFPFIHPSKKYIAIPYRDLSGLMVSKDYGRTFEDASFTPGGGAEEFKGNHPLVKDVVSFTVVGDQGFFLTKQNYIYLSSKPFGDRWGLNYVALNAIDHLTYKHQENFQNFPTSVPEVKDYKGWTHMQCDPTR; encoded by the coding sequence ATGAAACGTTTAGCCAAGGGATTAACCACATTAGTTTTCTGTTTGCTGGTCGTTATGCCCGCTTATGCTGAGCTTGACCGACAGGTTATCTATTTATTCGGTGACGATCGCGCTTTGGTTTTGGTCGGGAATAAATGTCAGGGAACGGTATTCTACGTGGACAATAAGCAAAAGTTTGCCACTAAAGTCACAAGCGGATTTAAAGTGTCGCTTTTTCCTTTTATTCACCCGTCAAAAAAATATATTGCGATACCTTATCGCGATTTATCTGGACTCATGGTTTCTAAAGATTATGGGCGAACATTTGAAGATGCCAGTTTTACTCCGGGAGGAGGGGCCGAGGAATTTAAAGGAAATCACCCATTAGTTAAAGATGTCGTTTCCTTTACCGTGGTAGGCGATCAGGGCTTTTTCTTAACCAAGCAAAACTATATCTATCTTAGCTCTAAACCTTTTGGTGATCGCTGGGGGCTGAATTATGTTGCACTGAATGCCATTGACCATTTGACATATAAACATCAAGAAAACTTCCAAAATTTCCCCACCTCGGTACCCGAAGTTAAAGACTACAAGGGCTGGACTCATATGCAATGCGATCCAACTCGATAA
- a CDS encoding T6SS immunity protein Tli3 family protein translates to MKRLAKGLTTLVFCLLVVMPVYAELGRQVIYLFGDDRALVLVGNKCQGTLFYVDNKQKFATQVTTGFDLPLFPFIHPSKQYIAIPYSDLSALMVSKDGGRTFEGARFTPGGGAERYKDDRPSVKDVVSFTVVGDQGFFLTKQNYIYLSSKPFGDRWGLDYMAINSIPGTVIEDRENFQNLPTSVPEVKDYKGWTHMQCDPTR, encoded by the coding sequence ATGAAACGTTTAGCCAAGGGATTAACCACATTAGTTTTCTGTTTGCTGGTCGTTATGCCGGTTTATGCTGAGCTTGGCCGACAGGTTATCTATTTATTCGGTGACGATCGCGCTTTGGTTTTGGTCGGGAATAAATGTCAGGGAACACTATTTTACGTGGACAATAAACAGAAGTTTGCCACGCAAGTCACTACTGGATTTGATTTGCCACTTTTTCCCTTTATTCATCCTTCTAAACAATATATTGCTATACCTTATAGTGATTTATCCGCATTGATGGTTTCTAAGGATGGTGGGAGAACGTTTGAAGGTGCTAGATTTACTCCGGGAGGAGGCGCTGAACGGTATAAAGATGATCGTCCGTCAGTTAAAGATGTCGTTTCCTTTACCGTGGTAGGCGATCAGGGTTTTTTCTTAACCAAGCAAAACTATATCTATCTTAGCTCTAAACCTTTTGGTGATCGCTGGGGATTAGATTATATGGCGATAAATTCTATTCCTGGAACGGTCATCGAAGATAGAGAAAACTTCCAAAATCTCCCCACCTCGGTACCCGAAGTCAAAGACTACAAGGGCTGGACTCATATGCAATGCGATCCAACCCGATAA
- a CDS encoding T6SS immunity protein Tli3 family protein codes for MKRLAKGLTTLVFCLLVVMPAYAELDRQVIYLFGDDRALVLVGNKCQGTLFYVDNKQKFATQVTTGFDLPLFPFIHPSKQYIAIPYSDLSGFRVSKDGGRTFERARFLPGGGAEEFKGNHPLVKDVVSFTVVGDQGFFLTKQNYIYLSSKPFGERWGLDYLALNAVPRKTLSSEENFQNLPTSVPEVKDYKGWTHMQCDPTR; via the coding sequence ATGAAACGTTTAGCCAAGGGATTAACCACATTAGTTTTCTGTTTGTTGGTCGTTATGCCCGCTTATGCTGAGCTTGACCGACAGGTTATCTATTTATTCGGTGACGATCGCGCTTTGGTTTTGGTCGGGAATAAATGTCAGGGAACACTATTTTACGTGGACAATAAACAGAAGTTTGCCACGCAAGTCACTACTGGATTTGATTTGCCTCTTTTTCCATTTATTCATCCATCCAAACAATATATTGCTATACCCTATAGTGATTTATCTGGATTCCGGGTTTCTAAAGACGGTGGGAGAACGTTTGAAAGAGCTCGTTTTTTACCAGGGGGAGGGGCCGAGGAATTTAAAGGAAATCACCCATTAGTTAAAGATGTTGTTTCTTTTACCGTGGTAGGCGATCAGGGTTTTTTCTTAACCAAGCAAAACTATATTTATCTTAGCTCTAAACCTTTTGGTGAGCGTTGGGGATTGGATTATCTGGCGTTAAATGCGGTTCCTAGAAAAACACTTTCTTCTGAAGAAAACTTCCAAAATCTCCCCACCTCGGTACCCGAAGTCAAAGACTACAAGGGCTGGACTCATATGCAATGCGATCCAACTCGATAA
- a CDS encoding T6SS immunity protein Tli3 family protein translates to MKRLAKGLTTLVFCLLVVMPAYAELGRQVIYLFGDDRALVLVGNKCQGTVFYVDNKQKFATKVTSGFKVSLFPFIHPSKKYIAIPYRDLSGLMVSKDYGRTFEDASFTPGGGAEEFKGNHPLVKDVVSFTVVGDQGFFLTKQNYIYLSSKPFGDRWGLDYMAINSIPGTVIEDRENFQNLPTSVPEVKDYKGWTHMQCDPTR, encoded by the coding sequence ATGAAACGTTTAGCCAAGGGATTAACCACATTAGTTTTCTGTTTGTTGGTCGTTATGCCCGCTTATGCTGAGCTTGGCCGACAGGTTATCTATTTATTCGGTGACGATCGCGCTTTGGTTCTGGTCGGGAATAAATGTCAGGGAACGGTATTCTACGTGGACAATAAGCAAAAGTTTGCCACTAAAGTCACAAGCGGATTTAAAGTGTCGCTTTTTCCTTTTATTCACCCGTCAAAAAAATATATTGCGATACCTTATCGCGATTTATCTGGACTCATGGTTTCTAAAGATTATGGGCGAACCTTTGAAGATGCCAGTTTTACTCCGGGAGGAGGGGCCGAGGAATTTAAAGGAAATCACCCATTAGTTAAAGATGTCGTTTCCTTTACCGTGGTAGGCGATCAGGGTTTTTTCTTAACCAAGCAAAACTATATCTATCTTAGCTCTAAACCTTTTGGTGATCGCTGGGGATTAGATTATATGGCGATAAATTCTATCCCTGGAACGGTCATCGAAGATAGAGAAAACTTCCAAAATCTCCCTACCTCGGTACCCGAAGTTAAAGACTACAAGGGCTGGACTCATATGCAATGCGATCCAACTCGATAA
- a CDS encoding T6SS immunity protein Tli3 family protein: protein MKRLAKGLTTLVFCLLVVMPAYAELDRQVIYLFGDDRALVLVGNKCQGTVFYVDNKQKFATKVTSGFKVSLFPFIHPSKKYIAIPYRDLSGLMVSKDYGRTFEDASFTPGGGAEEFKGDRPSVEDVVSFTVVGDQGFFLTKQNYIYLSSKPFGDRWGLDYMAINSIPGTVIEDRENFQNLPTSVPEVKDYKGWTHMQCDPTR from the coding sequence ATGAAACGTTTAGCCAAGGGATTAACCACATTAGTTTTCTGTTTGCTGGTCGTTATGCCCGCTTATGCTGAGCTTGACCGACAGGTTATCTATTTATTCGGTGACGATCGCGCTTTGGTTCTGGTCGGGAATAAATGTCAGGGAACGGTATTCTACGTGGACAATAAGCAAAAGTTTGCCACTAAAGTCACAAGCGGATTTAAAGTGTCGCTTTTTCCTTTTATTCACCCGTCAAAAAAATACATTGCGATACCTTATCGCGATTTATCTGGACTCATGGTTTCTAAAGATTATGGGCGAACCTTTGAAGATGCCAGTTTTACTCCGGGAGGAGGTGCTGAGGAATTTAAAGGAGATCGTCCGTCAGTAGAGGATGTCGTTTCCTTTACCGTGGTAGGCGATCAGGGTTTTTTCTTAACCAAGCAAAACTATATCTATCTTAGCTCTAAACCTTTTGGTGATCGCTGGGGATTAGATTATATGGCGATAAATTCTATCCCTGGAACGGTCATCGAAGATAGAGAAAACTTCCAAAATCTCCCCACCTCGGTACCCGAAGTTAAAGACTACAAGGGCTGGACTCATATGCAATGCGATCCAACTCGATAA
- a CDS encoding PAAR domain-containing protein: MAKGVIRLGDITSHGGEVISASSTITLYGKKVALVGDLISCPKDGHGVNAIIEGATSWYHNGKPVAVDGCLCACGCTLLSSLPEVNVG, from the coding sequence ATGGCGAAAGGCGTAATTCGATTAGGGGATATCACTAGCCACGGCGGTGAGGTTATTTCAGCATCATCAACCATCACCCTGTATGGCAAGAAAGTGGCTTTGGTTGGCGATTTGATCAGTTGCCCAAAGGATGGGCATGGTGTGAACGCTATTATTGAGGGGGCAACGAGTTGGTATCACAATGGAAAACCCGTCGCGGTCGATGGCTGCCTGTGCGCCTGCGGCTGCACATTATTGAGTAGCTTACCTGAGGTCAATGTAGGTTAA
- a CDS encoding GNAT family N-acetyltransferase, giving the protein MSNTLNQYQQPVGETLTDWQPRQHPQRLELVGEYCRLEPLQAARHAADLFHAFSQAPDGRDWTYMAYGPFDDQALYYQHVEQASGSTDPLHFAIIDQASNRAVGTIALMRIDKVSGVMEVGHVTFSPLLKQTRIATEAQYLLMCYAFDKLGYRRYEWKCDSLNAPSRAAALRLGFTFEGVFRQAVVYKQRTRDTAWFSILDSEWPVIKAGMERWLSEANFDSDGKQNLSLKACRER; this is encoded by the coding sequence GTGTCCAACACTTTAAACCAATATCAGCAACCTGTTGGTGAAACGCTTACCGACTGGCAACCGCGCCAGCATCCACAGCGCCTTGAGTTAGTAGGCGAATATTGTCGTTTGGAGCCACTACAGGCTGCACGCCATGCTGCAGATCTCTTTCATGCTTTTAGTCAGGCGCCCGATGGCCGTGATTGGACTTATATGGCTTATGGCCCGTTTGACGACCAAGCGCTGTATTACCAGCATGTAGAACAGGCTTCCGGCAGCACCGATCCGCTGCATTTTGCTATTATCGATCAGGCCAGCAACCGTGCAGTAGGCACTATTGCCTTGATGCGTATCGACAAAGTCAGCGGCGTGATGGAAGTGGGGCATGTCACGTTCTCCCCATTGCTGAAACAGACCCGCATTGCCACCGAAGCACAGTATTTGCTGATGTGCTATGCCTTCGATAAGTTGGGATACCGTCGCTACGAGTGGAAGTGCGATAGCCTTAATGCCCCTTCCCGTGCGGCCGCACTGCGCTTAGGCTTTACCTTTGAAGGTGTTTTCCGTCAGGCGGTGGTGTACAAACAGCGTACCCGCGATACCGCATGGTTTTCTATACTGGACAGTGAATGGCCGGTGATTAAAGCCGGTATGGAACGCTGGCTGAGCGAAGCTAACTTTGACAGTGACGGTAAGCAAAATCTGAGCCTGAAAGCCTGTCGCGAACGATAA